In a single window of the Hydrogenobaculum sp. 3684 genome:
- a CDS encoding flagellar hook-basal body complex protein, with product MLPSFYNAVSGLDAFNNYLSIVSNNMANADTVGYKAINPIFENVIANVNVGINTLTDTLKSTVYGAGVIVDSTQIDWQLGNFEQTGNNTDLAIQGNGLFILQDPANAGNIFYTRNGQFTISQQGYMVNPDGLKLLGYKVDQSGSVVGTSLQPIYIVPQQPPKATDLITYQQPTNLNSTAPSITQAFNPLNTATFNYQNTLTTFDSLGNTIEGDAYFQKTGPNTWNYIYAENEKAAYYSDTSGKVLYRNVAGTWQSTTISGGSLTWYNITNPPNTASSSIISATVSPYYMISGTNSSGSMVTDWVVDVTTSSTTISYVVNPTKPPGGTQEWDTIGSAAANGFVPYNLSSSIGVPIYTGSSTIYAATALLNFDPNTGNITTSSTIGVYIYPTSSSYEYFIGTQNALVLGDGNIIGNLNSASSQSTGGLAFGQLIGSKPTTSISAGIIDNSYITQDASDFTITASQDGYSLGNLVNVYVLSSDGTVVGVYSNGQSTPLYRVALAQFQDPNELIEKGSNLYTSIYTPTILLPGSADIIQSGMLEQSNVDIAQAYIQLVTAERSYQANAKVVTSSDNVLQSTLNMVTG from the coding sequence ATGTTACCAAGCTTTTACAACGCGGTTTCTGGTCTTGATGCTTTTAACAACTATCTAAGTATAGTATCAAACAACATGGCAAACGCCGATACAGTAGGCTACAAAGCTATAAATCCAATATTTGAAAACGTTATAGCCAACGTAAACGTAGGTATCAACACACTCACTGATACATTAAAATCTACAGTATACGGTGCTGGTGTTATAGTTGATTCTACACAAATAGATTGGCAACTCGGTAACTTTGAGCAAACTGGCAACAATACAGATTTGGCTATACAAGGTAATGGGTTATTTATTTTACAAGACCCAGCTAACGCTGGAAATATTTTTTATACAAGGAACGGACAGTTTACTATAAGCCAACAAGGTTATATGGTAAATCCTGATGGTTTAAAGCTTTTAGGATATAAAGTTGATCAATCTGGGTCTGTAGTGGGCACCTCTTTACAGCCTATATATATAGTACCTCAGCAACCACCAAAAGCCACAGACTTAATAACTTATCAGCAACCTACAAATCTAAACTCCACAGCCCCAAGCATAACACAAGCTTTTAATCCTCTAAATACCGCTACTTTTAACTATCAAAACACATTGACAACCTTTGATAGTTTAGGAAATACTATAGAAGGCGACGCATACTTTCAGAAGACGGGGCCAAACACATGGAACTATATATATGCAGAAAATGAAAAAGCAGCATATTACAGCGATACTTCTGGTAAAGTCTTGTATAGAAACGTAGCTGGTACTTGGCAAAGCACAACCATAAGCGGTGGGTCTTTGACGTGGTATAATATCACAAACCCACCAAATACAGCAAGCTCAAGTATTATTTCTGCTACCGTATCCCCATACTATATGATATCTGGCACAAATTCATCTGGCTCTATGGTAACAGATTGGGTAGTAGATGTTACTACATCTTCTACTACTATAAGCTACGTAGTAAATCCAACAAAACCACCTGGCGGTACGCAAGAATGGGACACCATAGGCTCTGCAGCTGCCAACGGTTTCGTACCTTACAATCTATCTAGTAGTATAGGAGTACCTATATATACTGGAAGTAGCACAATATATGCAGCTACAGCTTTATTAAACTTTGATCCAAACACCGGCAACATTACAACAAGTTCAACAATAGGCGTATATATTTATCCTACATCTTCAAGTTACGAATATTTTATAGGCACTCAAAACGCTCTTGTGCTAGGAGATGGAAACATAATAGGAAACTTAAACTCAGCCAGCTCTCAATCCACAGGAGGATTAGCCTTCGGACAACTAATAGGATCTAAACCCACAACAAGCATAAGCGCAGGGATAATCGACAATTCATATATAACTCAGGATGCATCTGATTTTACTATCACCGCTTCTCAAGATGGTTATAGCCTTGGAAACCTTGTAAATGTCTACGTGCTATCAAGCGATGGTACAGTCGTTGGGGTTTATTCCAACGGCCAATCAACGCCTCTTTATAGAGTTGCCCTTGCTCAATTCCAAGACCCTAACGAGCTAATAGAAAAAGGTTCCAATCTATATACGTCCATATATACACCAACGATACTGTTGCCAGGAAGTGCCGATATTATCCAATCAGGCATGCTAGAACAATCAAACGTAGATATAGCACAAGCTTACATACAACTTGTAACTGCTGAAAGATCTTACCAAGCCAATGCAAAAGTTGTGACATCTTCTGACAACGTATTACAATCGACGCTGAACATGGTTACAGGTTAA
- a CDS encoding flagellar basal body-associated protein FliL, with amino-acid sequence MAEEQVKEEGKQSGGKKKLIFILIPALLLLIGGGAGAYFFLTHKKKESTKQMVVAPQKLGVMYNLGSFLVNLADKNANTYAKVSITLELSNQKVEKEVVKRLPIIKDAVINLLSSKTYDEIRTPEGKEELRLELIKRINAILVTGGVQNIYFTQFIVQSM; translated from the coding sequence ATGGCAGAGGAACAAGTAAAAGAAGAAGGTAAACAATCAGGCGGCAAGAAAAAACTAATTTTTATACTGATACCGGCGCTTCTTCTCCTGATAGGAGGAGGAGCCGGCGCTTACTTTTTCCTAACACATAAAAAAAAGGAATCAACAAAACAAATGGTTGTAGCACCACAAAAGCTTGGTGTGATGTATAACCTAGGTTCTTTTCTAGTAAACTTAGCCGATAAAAACGCAAATACTTATGCAAAAGTATCTATTACATTAGAACTATCAAACCAAAAGGTTGAAAAAGAAGTTGTAAAACGATTACCAATCATAAAAGATGCCGTTATAAATTTGCTTAGCTCAAAAACCTACGATGAGATAAGAACTCCTGAAGGAAAAGAAGAGTTAAGGCTAGAACTCATCAAAAGAATAAATGCAATATTGGTTACCGGTGGAGTACAAAACATTTACTTTACACAATTTATAGTACAATCTATGTAG
- a CDS encoding flagellar hook capping protein, protein MSTINSSNLIGGLTTGQSISSPSWLPKVNVVPPGTQQSLMNLSASAYMEIYTTELKYQDPTSSSGNDVTSMINATVQLQQIGYYSMAQQQTQALEALLSQMTMLNSVNMIGKEFVFSTSGIDTTKNVSYYLDAPTSMSSVTVEIMNGNTPVKTITMSLTAGLNPLSLSGLQPGQYGVQILSNGIPNQNVKLGLADIVQSVNLSGTNLELTLQSGLSEPASNIIYAGAIPNSSTI, encoded by the coding sequence ATGAGTACGATAAATAGCTCAAACTTGATAGGTGGATTAACAACTGGACAGAGTATATCGTCACCATCTTGGCTTCCAAAAGTAAATGTTGTACCCCCTGGTACCCAGCAAAGTCTCATGAATCTTAGTGCAAGCGCTTACATGGAAATTTACACCACTGAACTAAAGTATCAAGACCCGACATCCTCAAGCGGTAACGATGTAACGTCTATGATAAACGCTACAGTACAACTTCAGCAAATAGGTTATTACAGTATGGCCCAGCAACAAACCCAAGCCCTAGAGGCGCTTTTATCGCAGATGACTATGCTCAATTCAGTGAATATGATAGGAAAAGAGTTTGTGTTTAGTACAAGTGGCATAGATACTACAAAAAATGTCAGTTATTATCTTGATGCTCCCACAAGCATGTCCAGCGTAACTGTTGAAATAATGAACGGTAATACACCTGTAAAAACAATCACAATGAGCTTAACAGCAGGTTTAAACCCCTTAAGTCTGTCTGGATTGCAACCTGGCCAATATGGAGTGCAAATATTATCAAACGGTATTCCAAACCAAAATGTAAAACTTGGCTTAGCTGATATAGTTCAATCTGTTAATCTAAGTGGTACAAATTTGGAACTCACTCTTCAGTCAGGTTTGTCAGAACCAGCGTCAAACATAATATACGCTGGGGCAATACCTAACTCAAGTACAATTTAA
- a CDS encoding FliI/YscN family ATPase: MLLKRPYKIYGKITKVSGVYIEASNYSSGVGDEVTIDGGFRGEIIGFDKENAIIMCFDSNVNVKPGTKVLYSEEPVSTYVSEEFLGKVLDPFGNIIYSANTKSVKSLKKLPLSLENYSPMERKKISKIFDSGVRTINALTTIGVGQRIGVFAGAGVGKTTTLGMIMKHSSSDIVVLALIGERGREVREYVEDVLGEAFEKSVVIVSTSDQTPIMKVKGAISALVHARFFASKGYNVLLVMDSLTRLAMAQREIGLSIGEPPTLKGYTPSVFLVMSKIIEGCGLVGDYGITGIFSVLVEGDDTSLDPVADSAMSFLDGHILLSRKIADSGIYPAIDPLKSISRIMPNIVSDEHWNYVLKFKQILSEYYSMEDIIKVGLYRKGSNPTIDKVLEHKSDIDSFFMQNPKIGINYNNSLQELKELLSKIS; this comes from the coding sequence ATGTTGTTGAAAAGGCCCTACAAAATATACGGTAAAATAACTAAGGTAAGTGGGGTTTACATAGAAGCTTCCAACTATAGTTCTGGTGTCGGGGATGAAGTAACGATAGACGGTGGTTTCAGAGGTGAGATCATAGGCTTTGACAAGGAAAATGCAATCATAATGTGTTTTGACAGCAATGTTAATGTAAAACCGGGCACTAAAGTGCTATATAGCGAAGAACCAGTATCTACATATGTATCAGAAGAATTTTTAGGCAAAGTATTAGATCCTTTCGGAAACATAATATATAGTGCTAATACCAAAAGCGTAAAATCATTAAAAAAATTACCTTTAAGTTTAGAAAACTACTCTCCTATGGAAAGAAAAAAAATATCAAAAATATTTGATTCCGGCGTAAGGACCATAAACGCGTTAACAACCATTGGTGTAGGACAGAGAATAGGTGTTTTTGCTGGGGCCGGTGTTGGAAAAACCACTACGCTTGGCATGATTATGAAGCATAGTTCTTCTGACATAGTAGTATTAGCGCTTATAGGAGAGCGTGGAAGAGAAGTTAGAGAGTATGTAGAAGATGTGTTGGGAGAGGCTTTTGAAAAATCGGTGGTGATAGTATCTACATCAGACCAAACGCCTATAATGAAAGTCAAAGGTGCCATCAGCGCTTTAGTACATGCTAGATTCTTTGCCAGCAAAGGTTACAATGTGTTACTTGTGATGGATTCTCTGACAAGACTTGCCATGGCGCAAAGAGAAATAGGGCTTTCTATAGGAGAGCCCCCTACACTAAAAGGTTATACACCTTCTGTATTTCTTGTTATGTCAAAGATAATAGAAGGATGTGGGCTAGTTGGAGACTATGGTATTACTGGAATATTTAGCGTACTGGTAGAAGGTGACGATACTTCATTAGACCCTGTAGCAGATAGCGCCATGAGTTTTTTGGATGGACATATACTTTTATCCCGAAAAATAGCGGATTCGGGTATCTATCCAGCTATAGACCCACTTAAAAGCATAAGCCGTATAATGCCAAATATAGTCTCAGATGAGCATTGGAACTACGTGCTTAAGTTTAAACAAATTCTATCTGAATATTATTCGATGGAAGATATCATAAAAGTAGGACTTTATAGGAAAGGATCCAACCCCACCATAGATAAAGTTTTAGAGCATAAATCCGATATAGATAGTTTTTTCATGCAAAATCCAAAAATTGGCATAAATTATAATAATAGCTTACAAGAGTTAAAAGAGCTTTTAAGCAAAATAAGTTAG